The Methanocella sp. genomic interval GTTCTCCAGGGATAAGTTAAAAAAGTACATGGACGATACGCCGAATGCCGGCATCGTCAGGGACTTCATCGCCGGCATGACCGACGACTACTTCAACGATACGTTCCAGGAGATCTACCTGCCAGCCAAGCGCCGCCTATAGTATTTTCTTGCCGAACGCCGAGCTGATGAGCCCGATGGCCAGCTTGCCGGTGACGTTCTGCCGGTCCAGGATGGGATTCAGCTCCACGACCTCGAGCGATTTGAAGTTCTTGCACTCGGAGATCATCTCCATCGCGAGGTGTGCCTCCCGATAGGTCATGCCGCCCTGCACCGGCGTGCCGACGCCGGGCGCCTCCATGGGATCCATGACGTCGATATCGAAGGAGACGTGCAGCGCGTCCGTGCCTTTACAGGCGATCTTCAGGGCCTGCTTCATTATCTTGTGCATGCCCTGCTCGTCGATGTCCCGCATGGTGAACACGGTAACGTCGGACTTTTTAAGCAGCTCGCGCTCTAAGGGATCGAGGTCACGGGCGCCAATTAGGACACAGTTGGCCTCGGAGACGCTTGTGCGAACGCCCAGCTTGCCGACCAGGTTCTTCGTGCCCCGGCCGCAGGACGTGGCGAAGCTCATGCCGTGGATGTTGCCGGTGATGGTCGTATCTTCCGTATTGAAGTCGCCGTGGGCGTCGATCCAGATGATGCCGATCTTATTATAGAACTGGCTCAGGGCTGCGGTCGTGCCCATGGCGATGCTGTGGTCGCCGCCGATCACTAAGGGAAAATATCCATCGGCGATGCTCCTGCCCACGAAGTCCTGCACCCGCTGGCAGGCGAAGATGACTTCCTCGTAGTTCTTTAGCCGCGAATCGTATTTTTTCTTCGGTGGCCGCGGGGGCAGCATGATGTTGCCCGTATCCTGCACGTCGATGCCCAGCTTTTCAAGCTCCTCGACGAGCCCGTCGTTCCGCAGGGCATCGGGGCCCATGTCGATGCCGCGCCGGTCGGCGCCCAGGTCCAGCGGCACGCCGACGATGCGGACCTTATCGATGACGGCGTCTTTTTTAGACGTAGCGTCCTTTTTTGGCTTTAGTGACGATCGCTGCCTATGACCTTGCATAATTCTCAAGCACCTTCTTCTCGGCCTTTCGCAGGTGTTCCACCGCCGTGGAGGCCGATACATTCAGCTTTTTGGCCACGTCCCTGACGGACGCCCGGCGGGGCGTGTCGAAGTAGCCCATCTCGACGGCCGTACGCAGCGTGAGCATCTGCCGCTCGGTGAGCCCGACGTCGGGCTCGCTGCCCTCGGAATTTCGTATGTACGCGATGTCGGCGCACTGCTCCATGGCTGCCACGACATCCTGAAGCTCTTCCCGCGTGGGGGCCATGATGTGCCAGTTCTCGACGCCGTCCTTCACGACCGTCGGGCCGATGAATACACAGTTCTTTCTAATAATGTTGTCGATGATGGAGCCCTGCTCCGCCCAGGTGATCACGTCGGCCCGGTCGGCGGACCGGGACAGCACGGCGTACTTCCGGATCTGGGGGGCGGCCTTGAGAAAAGCCTCCAGCTCGCCGATGCGTGGGCTGATGATGGTCTGATACCCGTATAGCTGATTATTCGGGAGCATGTATGTATATTTCACGACGATGGTGGCGTCAAGCTTTTTCGACAGCGAGTAAT includes:
- a CDS encoding helix-turn-helix domain-containing protein; this translates as MSIALSIGIRHRDCWHYSLSKKLDATIVVKYTYMLPNNQLYGYQTIISPRIGELEAFLKAAPQIRKYAVLSRSADRADVITWAEQGSIIDNIIRKNCVFIGPTVVKDGVENWHIMAPTREELQDVVAAMEQCADIAYIRNSEGSEPDVGLTERQMLTLRTAVEMGYFDTPRRASVRDVAKKLNVSASTAVEHLRKAEKKVLENYARS
- the rocF gene encoding arginase, with product MQGHRQRSSLKPKKDATSKKDAVIDKVRIVGVPLDLGADRRGIDMGPDALRNDGLVEELEKLGIDVQDTGNIMLPPRPPKKKYDSRLKNYEEVIFACQRVQDFVGRSIADGYFPLVIGGDHSIAMGTTAALSQFYNKIGIIWIDAHGDFNTEDTTITGNIHGMSFATSCGRGTKNLVGKLGVRTSVSEANCVLIGARDLDPLERELLKKSDVTVFTMRDIDEQGMHKIMKQALKIACKGTDALHVSFDIDVMDPMEAPGVGTPVQGGMTYREAHLAMEMISECKNFKSLEVVELNPILDRQNVTGKLAIGLISSAFGKKIL